Genomic window (Maylandia zebra isolate NMK-2024a linkage group LG11, Mzebra_GT3a, whole genome shotgun sequence):
AAATGCATCACTCTGCGACCTGCTGATCCAGGTTCTGGAACTTTCTCTTGTGCGCGGCTGTTTTTCAGGTGGAGGCTTCCAGTCCCCAGACGGTGGAGGATTTCGGGGCCGTGGTGGTGGCAGAGGAACCCCAAGAGGCAGAGGGGGTAGAGGAGGGAGGGGTGGCCGAGGTGGTTTCGGAGGAGGGAAGAAGGTCCTGATCGAGCCTCACAGACATGAAGGTGATTGTTCATATTTTAGAGGACTGAGGCATTTTCTGCACTGAAGGCTGGACTGTTTTGAGCCTCGGCTACagtttgtcacattttattcacCTTTCAGCATTTGCCTTCATTTGGAAGCttattcctgtgtgtgtgtgtgtgtgtgtgtctcaggaGTGTTCATCTGCAGGGGAAAGGAGGATGCCCTGGTGACAAAAAACATGGTGGTAGGAGAGTCTGTGTATGGAGAGAAGAGGATCAGTGTGGAAGTGAGTCCAGTTCAGCTGTTGCTGCTATGCCAAATATGAAAACGTGTGCTCTTCCTGCTGTTGTGACCACACTTTGAGTCGATGTTCGCTTCGGTCTTGGTAGGAAGGAGAGACTAAGATTGAATACAGAGCCTGGAATCCGTTCCGCTCCAAGCTGGCTGCGGCCATCTTGGGAGGAGTCGACCAGATCCACATCAAGCCTGGAGCCAAGGTCATGTACCTGGGAGCTGCCTCTGGCACCACAGTGTCCCACGTTTCCGACATCGTTGGACCCGTGAGTACCGCACACTTTCTCTTTGTAGCTGCCGAACGGGCAGACCACTGCTGGCAGTAGTGTTTGACCACAGGGGACGTGACAGGAGGGGCAAAGGGATCAAACGCACAATAATTAAAACTACGATCCTCATTCCTCCATCAAAAACTGGGGAACCGGACGGTGGGAAATCCCTGTGTCATGGGATGTTCCTAAAATGAAAGAGACAAACACGGCTCACTGGAGTTTCTCTCCCAGTGGATTAAAAATGGGGACAGAATTGGGTGGAAATAAAGTCATGAGTGGGCCAATGGGCTGCATCATCAAGATTTCTAGGGTGGTGTAGATTTAACACAGGAAACAAAAGCAGCTTGCATTGACATGAGTGTGTTGTGTGACAGGAAGGGCTGGTCTATGCAGTAGAGTTTTCCCACCGGTCGGGTCGCGACCTTCTCAACGTGGCGAAAAAACGCACCAACATCATTCCAATCATCGAAGACGCTCGGCACCCGCACAAATACAGAATGCTTGTTGGTGAGTAGTGTGATGCAGATGAGCTGGTGAAAGACGAACAGGTTTGTTTGTAATCCTTGACACGAAGGCGAGGGGCGGCCATCGTCCCATCAGGAACCTGCACGGTGAACACATGCAGAGCATTCACGTGCCGTCTGTCCCTCTGCAGGCATGGTGGATGTGATCTTTGCTGATGTTGCCCAGCCTGACCAGACGAGGATCGTTGCTTTGAACGCTCACAACTTTTTGAAGAACGGCGGCCACTTTGTTATCTCAATCAAGGTACGCTGATAACTGCCGTAACAGGTAACGGCTCCCTGAACGCTAAACTTTGAAGGTTTTAACGTTGTCTTATGCagaagttctccaggctttctaaaGGTCTTTCACGGTTCCTCTTCGGCCAGTGGCTGCTGACCATTTTCACACGTTTTAGCTTAGGCTTTGTTCAATCTCAAAAAACGAATGAAGACATTTTCCGAGTCAGTTATCTCGAGTTACTGACCCACAAACATGAGTAAGTTTCTCACATGGCGTGATTTCTAATAGCAAATGTTGCTAAAGCTAAAGAGAATAAAAGGGCGTCTCCTGCTTCACTACAGAATGACTGTAGACGGCTGCTAAATCAGCTTATGTGTGACTGAATCCTTGATTTGGACTCAAACTAGTTTTAGTCGTGTGCTAGGATACTCGTGTGATGGTGAGGAATGTCTACCTGTTCAGGACTTGTTGTTGTTCGTGAGTCTGATTCCAGCTGTGCTCTTCTTCCTTAAGGCTAACTGTATAGACTCGACAGCAGCTCCAGAGGCAGTGTTTGCCTCAGAAGTGAAGAAGATGAGTGCAGAGAACATGAAACCACAGGAACAGCTCACGCTGGAGCCCTATGAGAGAGACCACGCTGTGGTGGTGGGCATCTACAGGTAAAGCGCCCTTAATGAGGCTCTGCACCCAGATTCACGTACACTAACATTGGTGATCAGGAGAAACGGTCACAGGAAGCTGCTTAGCAACTCACCAAGTTGGAAACCAGTGTTTCCTTTGCATGTTCACATGAAGGGTCCCTGTATGGGTTACCAGACCTGACACGCTGCCCTGAGGGCACCAGGTAAAGTATGTGAAGGCTCCCTCGCCATTTTCATCCTCCTGCTGAGATGCTATTTCTCTtcgattttatttttatttttattttactgtggaCAAGGAGTTTGTAAAACACACTGACGTTACAGCAGGGAGGAGTGGCGAGACACCAGCAGCTGCGTCTACAACCCCTCAGATCTCTCAGGAAGCGTAGGTGCTCCTGACCTTTGTTCACGGCGGCGGTGCTGTGGGCAGTCCACCAAATGTTCTCTGTGGGAAATGCTGGAACGTGTCCACACAGTCTGCTCTGCACGTCCTAAAACCCATGATGacctcttttgttttcttgctgTTCAGGGCACCAGGTGAACCTTGTCTGAGATGAGTCCAGCTATGCCCACTGTGACATGATTAtttctatccggttgttcagtgatgacgtgacgaatcctacttccgggtctaaagtagtctgtgtttaatatggcttttgtgttgttaacatgtttaatgttttgtattttcttctatttaatctcaaaaagctcctaaaacagtcagtgatctctgttgacctccctcggcttttattaccgctaatcatttatttaagctcagtttttaaaaccttaggatgtaactacagcccagcccatgcaacagtatatgaatgactaacctcgtattgtggatggattatctcagttgttctcctggctgaagtttggtccttttacagcatcctgccatgcgattacatttgttcctgaccaccgagaacactcacgttaacttttatcgagtggaaaaaaagttagcttgtttatattatgctaacatagctgtgtcgctagcggtcacgtagcacatcattatatagcagctagcccaacttcagtaaccccacaaacgtcactgctatttagttttctgtcttcatttatgctggaagtgatagcagagctgtacgttttaatttgtttccaaaaccccgcagtcaggacatgctatattgtatttagatagaagctagcgagctaacttcctgctaacttctaactccgttaaatgtcataaattccgttttcatagatgcctggatgttaaactcaattgttacacctggtagagcagaacgctgatcattttattaaagatgaaagactttagacagtttttcaactctcagtaatgccacagtgatgtttgatatatggacctgcagcggagtttagacccagacatggctagtgacgtcagactgaacaaccggattaaaGAGTTGGAGGGGGACGAGTTTGTAGAGCCGTTACAAAGTGTGAGTGGAGGAGAGATGTGGGCCGAGCTTCACTGTTTGTAAAGCTTGGCCCGATCGGTGAGGATGATTTTAATCCACGTGCAGGTGTGGTTAAGGCAGTATGTCTGGGGTCACTGTTAAAGGCAGAGCTGATGTCGATGGGCAGCATTGGCAGGTAGTTTCCGCTGCCCCGCCCAGATGTTGCAGGGCGGGGTGAGGAACCACACTGATGGTGCTCCTGCCTGTAGGGGAACTGGTGTGGATGAGGGGAGGCTGGCTGCCTTTGAATACCAGCCtcttaaaggaaaaacaaaaaccccggTTGATGACAGCGGGCGGGCGACCAGCCTGTCGGTCGGGCAGCCATGGCTGCAGCTGCTGAACCTCCGGGTCAAAGgttacattttctgaaagctttCTTTGAAGTGGATCCAACATAGTTGGACTGGAACAGTTGCTGAGTAACCTGTAACTGTTTATCAGAGTAACCATGTAATGTTGCTTTAGTTTTTAAAGAACACGCAGCCTAACATTACCATTGTTATCAGAAAGGCGGAGCTTATTCTGCTCAGTTGAAACTCAGTTAATCAGTTCAGTTTCCTGCCTCTGCATCAGGGCTCAGACTAAGGACTTGCACACGAGGCTTTTTAGCTCCTCAGCCTCTGTGGTTCCTGAGGACAGAGCTCTCAGCTCCTGCGCTGCGGCAGCGCCATCTGGTGGActccttaaaaacaaaacccagctGGCAGCAGCACAGTGGCTTTGAAGAAACAGCCTGCTGTCAGCTCCAGTCTGTAGTTTTATTTAAGGTTCATTGGAGGAGATGGAAGGAAAACCTCTCACTGCTTCCATTAAGAACTTGCTAACTTACCATTCAGAGTTCAGGTAATGAGCCACATGGATGCATAAATGTATTTACAgatatgtgtctgtgtttggaACCAGATCAAGCTGCAGCCGAACTGCTCAAAGAATCGTTTCTGACCTTTTCTGGCTTTTACTGTAAGTGCAGAGGCTCGCTGAAGGCAACATGAGAACCACATGACTACAGTCACCAGATCATGAACCACTTAAACACCTCAGCCATCTTACTAAGGACCCCCCTCCCATATTGATTTTCATTGAATTTGTCAGACACAGACCTGCACCAAAAACACTGCATGTGTCTGTAAACATAGTACCTGCTGTGTGTATCTGTGGTAAccgtgcattttcttttttgttctcaGACCTCCACCAAAACAGAAGAAATGATGTGTGCGTGTAAGCTGGGCCGGAGGAGGAGAATGGATTTGCAACCTCCTTCTGGCACGTCTGCCGTCTGTCACCCTCCTCTTCGGCTTCAGGCACCGGTCTGCAGCTTCCTCCAAGCACATTGAAGCAGACCTTCAGCTGGGGTTTCTCATCCAGTCCTTTAATCAACCATCCATCTCCTCTGGTGCTTCCAGTTCTCACAGATCAGGTGGAGAACATTATGTgatacctgggtccatcagtgCAGTACCTTGTTTGCGCTGTGAAAAGGTCCCGTTGTTTATAATGTACATGTATACAGTAGATGAGGTTACAAAGTAACACACACTGTTGCGTGCTGTGAACCTGCCTTGTCCTGGGATTTTGGACCCAGCTGTTTGTGCTGAGGACCCTGATCAGTCTGACTGCAGCGAGGTTGCTTGTGTgctctgctgttttgtttgttggctTCTGTGCTCCTGATTATTTTCTTAATGATTCTTTTAGTCTGTGACTGGCTCCATATTCTGAACTTGCACCCACACTGCTGGTATCTTTAAATGGTTAACAGTGGACCATTTATTCAAAGTGAATatgttgtttttgcttcttcGGGTGACAAACAGCGTCCATTATacacacttcctgttttgtagctgtttgtttGAACCAGTTTaagtatttttctgttttccacaTAGCTGCcatatttgttttaataaatgtttttggTTGGTTATAATTGAACTCTTTAGCTAAATGCACCATCACACTGACGAACATTAATCTGACTGCTCTCTTGGTTTCTTTGGTCCAGAGTCACAGCACTGAGGTGGTTTTAAAAATGCCATTACTCACTCTGTTAGGTACACATGGTCAACGGTCTAATCATGCGGTCACGTGGCAGTAGCCTGATGCATTTAGACAACAACTCGCTGAAGTTCAAGCTGAGAAGAAAGGTAACTTTAATGACTTTGAACGTGGAAGGTTGCTGGGCCCTGGATTGTACGGCACAGCTGTCCCACAGGGTTGCAGAAACTGGTCCCCCCACTAAACaatgcagtgagcagcagttctgtgATACCTGCCACAGGTAAGAGACCGGTCATACAAATGCAACAGTCACTCATCTACTTGTTACAACAAAGGCATgcagagcagcagctctactcaaCGTGTCAAAAGCTGGAGCAGGAGCCCACGCAGGCCAGTCCTGCCGCTGAGAACGGGAAACGGACCGCAATCCGCACCGGCTCCAACCGGACGTCAGTCCTGAGTCCTGCTGGCAAACATGGCAGCACGGCTCCATACGTGTGGTGTCAAGAGCCCCTGAGTACCAGCGCAGCATCATTTAAACGCCACAGCTTACTGGAGCATTGTTACCGTGTCGTATCCACGCTGTAGCTGTGTGACGATGACTCACCGTGTCACTTCAACCGGTCAGCTGTGCAGCAGGTGTGTCATGCTGTCAGAATCTGAAGCGTTTCCAGCGCCTTCTTGAAGAATTCAGGCAGCTTTGAACCAACAAGTGTCCGTGGGTGCAGCTCCACGCTGACTTTGCGCGTCACTCAAAGACGTGACCGTGGAGCGCACAGGTGCTGGGGTACAACACTAACGACCACAGCTCAGGTTTCGCACTGTAACCGCTCAGTCCTCCCCCCGACGAACATGAGTGTGTCCACCTGTTCTCAGGTGTGACGCGGAGCTCATGTGTGGACAGGTAGCACGAGCGCTGTGTGCGGCGGGTGTTTGGCCGTTTAGCTCGTTGCTGCCTgtgctgtcagtgaaactcaCATTAATCGCTTTGTGTAGTTACAGGAGAAACGAACTACTCGTACCTGCAGAGGAAAGGAAGTGCTCTCTAAAGTGGTGACTCGTGCTAGTTTGTGACAACGCTACCATCATCTTTTCGAAGCGTTACACGGTCTGCATCGGGCAGACCTCTAAAATGATTGCTTTAGCACCATTACAGACTGAACTTTGGGAAGTTTGTATGATAGTATGCGGTGCGGTTTGTTTTGGCAGCCATTTTGTGGGAAATTTCTCTGGAACGCGCTGGGCCGTACTTGCCTAGTGTCGGGAGTGCGCTCTCAATGCAGCCCCTCTCCTTTGACCGATATTAACATCACAGAGGGGCTGGCCAGCATAGAGTTAGCTTTAGCCGTGTCTGCTAAAATACGGTCTTTCTCATAGCGTCTGCAGGTTCGGTCCGTCGGCTGGCCGTTACTATCAAACAGCCTGCACTTTGCGGACTGTCTTCCTTCAAATTCCAATGGCAGTGTTTTAATCAAGACAGCTAGCATGCTAGCtactagctagctagctaatgTTAGCATCTTGCCTTTAAATTAATTGAGAAGAGGACGAGATCGCCTATTCAGTTGCCCCACGCTGTGGTTGCAAGGGACTTTGTTGTGCACCTGAGAATAAATATCGATCCAGTACATTAAGCTTGCTTAACAGAAAGAAGACTGAGTTCGAGGTGTCCGTGTTTGAAGCGGCGGGCTGCCCACCACCCCTTAGGCACGGCTAGCTGTGCTGCGCCGGCAATCAGTCCCCATCGACAGCCCCGCTCCTCGAGCTCCGAAGAACATAGACTATCATATTGTACTGGAAACGGGAAACCAGTTCCTGGCAAATAAGGCAACTCGACATTATTTTGGATTTCTGCTTTGAACGAAGGACAACTGACCTGGGGGAGGGGGCTCGGTTCGTGTGGACGAAGGGAAATAGGGGTTCCGAACATGGCTGCTAGTCGGAACTTGGTTCGACACACCGCCTGAGGTAAGAACTAGCCGGCCGGCGTTGGTCTTATTTATGGAGGAGTTGCTGGTTATGGTGGAGGCTGACACTGGGTTAGTGGTAACAGTGCTTGGTAGAAGAACGTTACCCTCTTTTCGCCCCTGTTACCGGCCTCGTGTTACCGCTTCTCCGGCGCGGCGCCTCAGATAGCTGATGAGGCAAAGAGGCAGGCTTCGACTGAAACAGGTTGGTCACCATTGCTGGTGCACAGTGGTTGATGTTGAACAGCTTAAGCTGGGGTGATGCGTCTCGGTGGCTGAGACGTGGCTTACGATAACTAGTCGTTACTCTGGCTTTTAATAGTGTGCAGCGTTGCCAACCCCTGCTCCTCCACTTTAGCCTGTGACTGACAAGTAACCATCTGGCGAGTTGACATAGTTGTGCTGGTCATTAAGGGACTACTGGTTAATTCGAACACAAGTGTCATACTGTGATATTGTGACCTGCCTCGCGTTAACGCGCGACATCCAGTAGACTGGGATGGGATGCCGGCGGAGCAAAACGGGAAAAGCGATGGGAGCTGAATGAGTGTGCTATTACACGATTGCATTAGAGACGTGTTGATTGTCCTCTAGCATATGTGCGAATATTCTGCTGTACCGCGAGGACTCGGATGAGTTTAGGTGACATAGCAGCCGATCAGCAACCCCGGGCTGTCCTCAGTGGACCTGCAGCATTTCATCTGCTGTGGCAGCTAACATAGCCGCTAGCTTAGCTACCGCATCAGCCCCAGCCCCTACCCTACCCTACCCTACCCTCAAATAGAGGCACACTGGCATCCAGTTGCCTGGAGATAGCTATTCGTAGCCAAGAACAGAACGACAAATGGACGGTGCCGAAGCACATCTGGAACAGTCATAACTTGACACCTTTTTAATGTATTTCCGTGCTCCTTTCCTGTTCTTGGTTAACAGTAGGCAGATATTTATCACTATTTAAATGTCACAGAATGCCCTCACTACATACACACCCAATTTAGCGCTCTGTAGGTTTTTTGGGTGCTGGTGGGTCGGTCATAAAATGGGTGAAAGAcaatttgcttaattgtttccATTCATTCTTTGTGACATCATGTTGATGCCTCAGTGAAGGTGTGCTTACTCAGTGTGTGAGCTTCCTGTGGAATTGAACCTGGCGTCTGGGCAGCTGCAGCCACAGTGCGCTCCATGGCTCCAAGAGAAAATGTTAGTCTCGTTTCGTTATCCTGTGTGATCAGGAATTAGGCTGAATGTTTGATGGTCTGTGCTTCAGTTGCACATCACAGAAGATGGACCTGTGATTTGCAAACTTCTCTGACCTGTTCTCATTCAAACGTCACGTCATTTTGCATTAACAATGAGATGCAAGGCggcaaataaaagaagaatcCAAGCTGACTTTTAGTGAAATAAAGGAAAGCATTCACATTCATTCAGCTCAGTTTCACTGAATATCTTTTCCCTGGGTCATCAGCACTTACCATGTAGTGGCTGTGTGTATGGGAAGCACTGTCCTACCCAGAGTAAAGTCAGTATGTTTAAAGATGCTGTGATACTGATATCTTTCAAACTATCATGAACCAATACTTTGTGATCAAACAAATCCTAAGATTAACTACAATACAATAAGAGTCATCTGGATTCCTGGCAGGGCGCTCTGTGGGAGCGCACGAGTCACTTTTATTAGTGTTCTGTCTTACTCCCAAGATAACGCCTCATCTCACTGATAAAATGTCAAGTAAATGTTCTGGTTTACTTTGACCACTGGAGTGGTGTGCAGCCTGTGTCTTTTGGCCACAAATGGTCAATAGACTTGTTCCCAGCTGATAGCACAGCTGTGACAACAAGCTAAGTCTGTTTGTGTGACAGCTCTTGCAAACCAGTTTAAAATTAGTGTCGACTCGTCACAGGTTCATTCCAAAAATTGATGGGGTCTTTTTGAACACACCTCCACATTCAGTGATGACCGAGTCTCTTTACATACGGAGTGCTGGTACTGTTACTCAAGCTGAATTTTTCCCCCACTTTTAGGAGTGGCTGTAggtcaggaggtagagcaggtcatctgctgatTGGAcggtcggtggtttgatccctggctccccctaatctgcatgccaaatatccttgggcaagatagtAATCCCGCTGCATCCactggagtatgaatgtgtgtgactggtagttagaaagcacttaaatGCATAGAAAGATGATGCTcgtgtgactgggtgaatgtggcatgttgtatagagcgctttgagtgtTCTGGGAGAGCAGAAAAGCGCTGTACAAGAATCCCAATCAGTCCATGTTGTGCAGTTACGTTGTCTGTTGCTTCCTAGATAGacctgtttccttttctttacaCTGGTCATATATTTGGACCAGGGGAAGGATGGATGTGTATCCTCTGCAGCGTTTCTTTTTGCCCTCGTGTTAAGGGTTTTCCTACGATTGCCAAAGGAGGAGCCGTGTTTTTGTAGGTATTAggtgtattttcttttctttaaatatcACCACTAATCCTAGTTAAAGAGTTTGGGTCTGCTCGTTAAAAGTTGATTTCCATTGGATGCGCTTCTTTTCAAAATAACTGAACATCACGGGCCCATAGGAACTTAAGGCTAAGGCTACCTCTAAAACACATGTATAGCTGGCTGCCTTGCATTTAAAAGTCTTGTAGACCGTTCCAAAAGTAACCACAGTATAACTGTTATAGGGTTTTTTATGATaggtaaatttaaataaatgcccATTAATTTTAAAGATGACCTGAACTCCACATCAAGTCTTATGTGCTGCATCAAACTCCATCAGTTCAAATAATTGAATTATGCTGGTGAgacaaaacctttattttttccACTATAATATTGTGACCAGTGTGGGGCTTTTGTCTTAAAATGTTAAACTTTTCAACTTGCTGTTGAACATGCAAGTATCAGTGGAGCTACTGAACACCACACTAGTATTGAGACATCATGTTGTTCAACAGTTAGCTGACTTCAGTAGGAAAATGATCAGTTTAGGCCATTCTGTGGTAAATTCAGTTGATTTGAGCTGATTTGTAAAGCCTGTCTATATAAAGTCCATAGCTTTTCCCAGAGCTGAGGGTGTATGTCAGAGCACAAACCAATCCATGACGTCTGGAGAATTTGAGATTGTAGAGTGCTGAGCCAGGCACAGATCTGGGCAAAGGTATAGACGTCTGCAGCATTGTAGAGCCTGATAATCAGCACCCATGTTTTCTTATAGATTTCGTAGTATGGTATCAGCACAATAGAgaactttgctctcagactaaTGGTGTACTTGTGATCCCAAGGCTATTTTAAAGTaggcagagccttcagattCAGTctgctcttctgtggaaccagctcccagtttggatccAGGAGATGGACACCCTCTATACTCTAAACATTAGCCATAAAACCTAgctagggctggatcaggtgattaGTTACACTGCTGTTGGCTCCCATGATGAGTGTTTCTccttcactcactgtgtgtctATACACCACTTTGAATTGAATTATCAGTTATTATTAATCCCTGTGCTTCTCTAGTGTGTGAGCTCCTGCTGTGGAGCAGTTTCTCTCTTCTtgaccctgagcctggttctgctggactTTTCTTCCTCGTAAAtgggggagtttttcctccccaccatTACCACGCGCTTCCTCATAGGGCATCATCTCATTgtttggattttctctgtattttatttatccTACTGCCTTAAGGTGATTGTTGTTGGGATTTGATGCTATACACATAACACTGAATTGAAAATGGAGAACAATGTTCTCCATCACCCACAAATATAAAAGTTTGGAATCACCAGGAGCTGGTCACTAGGCCAATCTAAGCATTCAGCTTGAAGATGCTCCGGATCTGGGACTGGGGCAAGGTTCATCGTCTAAAAGGACAACAACAATGGGTGTGGCAAGGCTGTAGTATCATACTCAAAAAGACTTCAGACAAGACAAGACGGCCTTAATTTGTCCCAGATTTGGGAAATTCAGTGTTGCAGCAGATGAGTGGAAAGAACAGATACAAACTGGAATAATgctatgaaaaaaagagaagaggaaaCTGTACCATGCAAGTCAGGAGAAATAGAACTTATTTTTAATAGATTTGCAAACATTTGAAgctgtttttttcactttctcACTATGGGGCGTTGTTTATCGAATTTTCAGgtgaaaaatgaattgaatccATTTTGCAATAATAACTCTAATAACATGAGAAAATGTAGAACAAGTGAAGCACTGTGAAAGGAGTCACTCATGACTGTAAGACCAGGCTGATCGACCTTTGGACCACCTGCATTGACTGTAACTCAATGCTTCACCTACGACTGTACA
Coding sequences:
- the fbl gene encoding rRNA 2'-O-methyltransferase fibrillarin, with the translated sequence MRPGFSPRMDRGGRGGGRGGGRGGFGDRGGRGGFRGGFRGGRGGGFQSPDGGGFRGRGGGRGTPRGRGGRGGRGGRGGFGGGKKVLIEPHRHEGVFICRGKEDALVTKNMVVGESVYGEKRISVEEGETKIEYRAWNPFRSKLAAAILGGVDQIHIKPGAKVMYLGAASGTTVSHVSDIVGPEGLVYAVEFSHRSGRDLLNVAKKRTNIIPIIEDARHPHKYRMLVGMVDVIFADVAQPDQTRIVALNAHNFLKNGGHFVISIKANCIDSTAAPEAVFASEVKKMSAENMKPQEQLTLEPYERDHAVVVGIYRPPPKQKK